The genomic stretch CTCGGGCGCGAAGATGGAGGGCAGCAGCAGCAGCTCGAGCCGCTCCTGCGAGGCGCCCACCGCGACCACCACCGTGGCGAGCCGCAGGGGCGCGCCCTCGGGCGCCCCGCGCGCGGCCTCCGCGAGCGCGCGCAGCGCCTCGAGCGCCGCGTCCCGCTCCTCGCCGGGTGCAGCGCGCTGCAGCCGCTGGTCGAGCTGCTGCAGCAGGAGGAAGGCATCGCGGGGGCTCTGGGGCAGGCGCGTCATGGGAGGGGACGCAGCTTGCCACCGGAAAAGGGACGCCGGGGCTCCGGCGTGCACGCGAGTGTGCACGGCAGAGGCCCCGGCGTCGGGTGCTGCGGAGCTTCGCGCTACCGGCTAGCGGTAGGTCGCGCCCATCGAGTCCGCGCGGGTGATCTGGCCCGCGCTGAACGTGTTCATGCAGCTGTCGTAGGTGTAGTCCATGAAGTTGGTGATGGGGTCCAGACCGCCGCCCGCGCAGGTGTCGCGGCCGGAGGGGCAGCCCGAGGCGGGAGAGGCCTCGGCCGGGGTGTCGCTCACCTCGTCACCGGGCGCCGCGCAGCCGCCCTGGAAGGTGTGCCAGAGGCCGACCCAGTGGCCGACCTCGTGGGTGGCCGTGTCGCCCTCGTTGTAGTTGGTGGCGGTGCCGCCGGGGACGCTCGAGAAGAGCATCACCACGCCGTCCATGGTGGGGTTGCTCGCGTAGTCCCAGGGGAAGGTGGACCAGCCCAGCAGGCCGCCGCCGAGGTTCGCGGTGTAGAGGTTCAGCGCGTTGGCGCCGCCCTTGCGCAGCGCCGCCTTCATCTGCTGCTCGTTGCGGCTGCCCTGGCGCACCGTGTACCACTTGGAGTTCGTGGTGCGGTCGGTGGACACGAGCGAGAACTTGTAGGGCGTGCTCGCGTACGCCGCGTTGAGCACGTTGATCTGCGCGGTGATCTGCGAGTCCGGGATGTTGCCCGCGGAGATGCTCGTGCCGTTGTTGATGACGTGGAAGTAGACCGGGATGGTCACCGAGCCGGCGGTGCGCATCGCGTGCACCTTGTTCGCGGCGTCCAGCTGGAAGCGGCTCTGGATGGCCGCCTGCTCCTCGGCGGTCGGGGTGGGGGTCGCACAGCCGCGGTGCAGCTCGGCGGACTGCTCGGCGCTGGTGCCGCTGTCATCGCTGCTCATGTCCGGGGCCTCGCCGCAGCCGGCGAGGAAGGTCAGGCTGCCCACCACTGCGATCACTGCATTGCGCACGTTCATTCCCAGTCCTTTGTCCAGGGGGAGGGACGCAGGTTGGGCAGTCATGCGGGCGAGTGCAAGGCCCCAGAAGCGCCATTTCTTGGTGCACCAATGACGCGCCCGGTCGGGTGGGTGATGAACGGCGCAAGCGTGCGGAATGGCGGCAGGAACACGCACAGCGTGGGCAGGCAGGCGAGGGGCGCAAGCTGCCGGAATCGCTCAGCGGGCAGGCGCACGGGCGCCCCCGCCAGCGGAACGACTTACAGCCCTGCTGGAAGCAGCACCCTAGTGCGCCGTGTCCACGAGCAGCTGCGGCACGCGGGTGCCGGGCGCCACCGGGGCGAGCGTGAGGCGCAGGTTCTCGCGCACCAGGTGGTCCTCGCCGAAGTGCAGCGGCGGGCCCTCCGCGCTCGCGAGCCCCACGGCGTCGTTCTTCGCGTCGAAGGCGACGGCGCACACGTAGCCCTGGGTGCCGCGGGCCTGCCAGAACTTCAGGTAGAAGTCCGCCTGCGGCGGCGCCTCCACCTCCACCTGCGAGATGAGGCTGGGGGCGGTGAGCGCCTCGGCGCAGGGCGTGGCGCTGATGAAGGCGACGCGGCGCGCGGCGGCCATGGGCTGCTCGAGCTTGCCGCTCACCTCCGCCATCGTGTTCGCGGGGTCCACCCAGCGCAGCTTCTCCGACTTCGCGCCCGCGTCGGGCGCAGATGCGCCGCGCGAGCAGGCGGTGAGAGCGAGGAGGGAGAGCAGCGGGAGGCCACGGGCGCGCATGTGCATGAGGACCACCGAAGGGAGCACGAAGAGAAGCACGGTGAAACGGACAGCGCCGGAGCCACCCGGGACTTCACGGGGCAGCTCCGGCGCCGAGACTACGACGTCACGACCTCAGGGAGACGCTGCCGCGAGACTAGCGGTAGGTCAGGCCCTGCGAGTCCATGCGGCTGATCTGACCCGCGCTGAAGCGGTTCATGCAGCTGTCGTAGGTGTAGTCCATGAAGTTGGTGATGGGGTCCACGCCCGAGGTGGAGCAGGTGTCGCGGCCCGTGGGGCAGCCGGACGCGGGCGAGGCCTCGGCCGGGGTGTCGCTCACGCTGTCGCCGGGGCTGGCGCAGCCGCCCTGGAACGTGTGGTACAGGCCGACCCAGTGACCCACCTCGTGGGTGGCCGTGTCGCCGAGGTTGTAGTTGGTGGCGCTGCCGCCGGGCACGCTCGAGTAGAGGATGACCACGCCGTCCATGGACGGGTCCGAGGTGTAGCTGGAGGGGAAGGTGGCCCAGCCCAGCAGGCCGCCGCCGAGGTTCCAGCTGTAGAGGTTCAGCGCGTTCTTGCCGCCCTTGCGCAGCGTGGTCTTGATGGTGCGCTCGGTGCTGCTGCCCTGCGCGGCCGAGAACCACGTGGAGTTGGTGGTGCGGTCGGTGGAGATGAGCGTGAAGTAGTACGGGGTGTTCGCGTACGCGGCGTTCAGCACGTTCATCTGGTTGCTGATCATCGTGGAGGTGATGTCGCCGTTGGACACGCCCGTGCCGCGGTTGATCACGTGGAAGTACACCGGGATCTGGACGGTGCCCGCGGTGCGCATCGCGTGCACCTTGTTCGCGCTGTCCGCCTGGAAGCGCGCCTCCATCTCCGCCTGCTCCTGCTCGGTCGGGGTCACGCCGCAGCCGCGGTGAAGCTCCGCGCTCTGCTCCGCAACCTCAGACTCGGCAGGGTCCATCTGCTCGCCGCAACCGGCGAGGAAAACGAGGGAACCGATCACTGCGGCCATACGACGCTTCGTCACAACGCTGCGAGTGTGCATGCCAGCTCCTTGTCCGGGGAGGCGGGCGCACGGTGAAGGGTTATGTGCGGAAGTGCAAGAGGGGATGAGCGGATTTCATTGGAGCACCGATGACGCAGGCCGCTGGCGCGGAGCGTCGCACCGGGCGCGCTAGAGCCCCAGTGCCCCGAGGATGCGCGCGCGCTGGGCGGCGTCCGGCAGGGGCCCGCGGCCCGCGGCGAGGTTGTCCTCCAGGTGGGCCGGGTTGGAGGTGGCCGGCAGGGGGCAGTTCACCGCGGGGTGGCCGAGGAGGAACTTGAGGAAGAGCTGCGCCCAGCTCTCGCACTGCAGCTCGGCGCGGGCCCACTCGGGCACGGGCGTGCCGCGCATGCGGCGCAGCAGCTCGCCGCCCTCGAAGGGGCGCATCACCAGCACCGCGGTGCCGGTGTCCTGCGCCGCCGGCAGCAGCCGCGCCTCCGCCTCGCGCACGCCGACGCTGTAGGGCAGCTGGATGAAGTCCAAATGCTCGGTGCGCAGGAGCCGCTCCAGCTGCGCGAAGGCGCTCAGCTGGTAGTGCGTGACGCCCACGTAGCGGATGCGGCCCTGGGCCTTGAGCTCGCGCAGGGTGGCGAGCTGCACCTCCCAGTCGAGCAGGTTGTGCACCTGCACCAGGTCCAGTGCGCCCATGAGGCGCTCGGAGGTCTCGATCTGCGCGCGCCCCGCCTCCTTCCCGCTCGTCCACACCTTCGTCGCGAGGAAGGCCTCCTGTGCGCGGCCGAGCTGCCGCAGCTCCTCGCCCACCACCGCTTCGGCGCGCCCGTACATGGGCGAGGAGTCCACCAGCCGCCCGCCGGCGTCGAGGAAGCGCGTGAGCACCGCGCGCAGCGGCTCGCGCTCGGCGGACGTGGCGCCCACGTCGAAGGTCTGCCAGGTGCCCAGCCCGAGGACGGGCAGCGGCTCGCGGGTGCGCGGAATGGGGCGGGTGAGCATGGGCCGGGGCCTTCCGAGGCGAACGAGGGGCACGGCGGCCGCGGCGCCGAGCAGGGCGCGGCGCGAGAGAGGAGGGAGTGGAGCCATGTGCGCGAGGCCTCCGCAGCCCACAATCTGGCGCATGATGGGGCGCATGGCCCCTCCCACGACCCGCCGACGCCGGCCCGCCCGCCCTGCGCAGGAGCGAGCAGCGCCCGCACGCGCGGTGCGAGGCGCGGGGCCCGCGCGCGGTTGTGCTCGCGTGACCTCCCGCGTGCGCCCTCCCCTGCTGCTCACCGCCCTGGCGTGCGCGCTGCTCGCCTGCGCGCGCGGCGGCACGCGCGAGCCCCCTCCCCTGCCCCGCCTCACCGCCGAGCTGGCCGCGCGGCTGCTCCCGCCCCGCGTGCCGGCGGCCGAGCGCGAGGGCTGGTCGCGCGACGTGCTCGCGGCGCTCGATGCGCACGAGCTGCCGCCGGACGCGCCGCACCTGTGCGGGGTGTTCGCGATCATCGAGCAGGAGAGCGGCTTCCAGGCGAACCCCGTGGTGCCGGAGCTGCCGCGCATCGTGCGCGAGGGGCTGGAGGCGAAGGCGAAGAAGCTGGGCCCGCTGGGCCGCCCCGCGCTGGAGCGGATGCTCGCGGGCAAGGCGCCGGGCCAGAGCCTCACCTTCGCGCAGCGCCTGGAGCGCGTGCGCACCGAGCGCGACCTGGACCTCGTGTTCCGCGAGCTGCTCGAGTACCACCGCCACGCGCACCCCTTCACCTTCGGCGCGGCCAACGTCCTCAACGCGCTCTTCGGCTCGCAGTCCTTCGAGGACATGAACCCCATCACCACCGCCGGCTCCATGCAGGTGAGCGTGCGCTGGGCGCAGGAGCTCGCCGAGCAGCGCCACCAGTCCACCGACACGGTGCGCGACGAGCTCTACACGCGCCACGGCGGCGTCTTCTACGGCACCGCGCGCCTGTGGGGCTACGAGGCCGCGTACGCCGAGCCCCTCTACCGCTTCGCGGACTACAACGCGGGGCCCTACAGCAGCCGCAACGCCGCGCTGCAGGCGCAGCTCAACACCCTGCTCGGGCTGCAGCTGCTGGAGGACGGCGACCTGCTCGCGTACGACGTGGATGGGCGCCCCTCGCGCGAGGACTCGCGCACCCTGCTGGCCTTCGTCGCCTTCGCGCGCCGCTTCGCCCCCTCCACCCTGAGCGAGGGGCGCGTGCGCCGTGACCTCGAGCGCGAGAAGACGCGCGAGCTGGAGGAGACCGAGACCTGGCGCACGCTCAAGGCCGTGTACGCCCGCATCCAGGGCGAGCCCGCGCCGTACGCGCAGCTGCCCGACGTGAGCCTCAAGAGCCCCAAGCTGAAGCAGGAGCGCAGCACCGCCTGGTTCGCCCGCAGCGTGGACACGCGCTACGCCGCCTGCCAGGAGCGCTACCGCGCGCTGGGCAACGTGCACACCGCATCACGCTGAGAGGGGCCGCGTCCGCTCGTGACGCGCCGCACCGCGCGCACTGCGTCATGTGCAGATATGCGGAACGAGGTGCCGAAGGCCCGCAGGCCCGGCTGCTTCCGCGAAAAAAATGCGCAGGGCCGTGGCAGAGCCCTGACGTGGCGCGGGTTAGGGGTGGACTCATGTACCTCCACGCACTCGGCCACTTCCACCCGGAGACGCTGCTCACCAACGACTTCCTCCAGGATCTCGGCCTCGACACGAACGACGCCTGGATCACGGAGCGCGTGGGCATCCGCGCGCGCCACACGGTGCTGCCGCTGGACTACATCCGCGAGACGCGCAACCGCGACGTGCGCGGCGCGCTCGAGGCGGCGCAGTACACGAACGCCGAGACGGGCGAGCGCGCGGCGCGCATGGCGCTCGAGCGCGCGGGGCGCAGCGTGAAGGACGTGGGCATGGTGATCTCCGGCGGCTGCTCCGCG from Aggregicoccus sp. 17bor-14 encodes the following:
- a CDS encoding zinc metalloprotease, coding for MNVRNAVIAVVGSLTFLAGCGEAPDMSSDDSGTSAEQSAELHRGCATPTPTAEEQAAIQSRFQLDAANKVHAMRTAGSVTIPVYFHVINNGTSISAGNIPDSQITAQINVLNAAYASTPYKFSLVSTDRTTNSKWYTVRQGSRNEQQMKAALRKGGANALNLYTANLGGGLLGWSTFPWDYASNPTMDGVVMLFSSVPGGTATNYNEGDTATHEVGHWVGLWHTFQGGCAAPGDEVSDTPAEASPASGCPSGRDTCAGGGLDPITNFMDYTYDSCMNTFSAGQITRADSMGATYR
- a CDS encoding zinc metalloprotease, with the protein product MTPTEQEQAEMEARFQADSANKVHAMRTAGTVQIPVYFHVINRGTGVSNGDITSTMISNQMNVLNAAYANTPYYFTLISTDRTTNSTWFSAAQGSSTERTIKTTLRKGGKNALNLYSWNLGGGLLGWATFPSSYTSDPSMDGVVILYSSVPGGSATNYNLGDTATHEVGHWVGLYHTFQGGCASPGDSVSDTPAEASPASGCPTGRDTCSTSGVDPITNFMDYTYDSCMNRFSAGQISRMDSQGLTYR
- a CDS encoding aldo/keto reductase; this encodes MLTRPIPRTREPLPVLGLGTWQTFDVGATSAEREPLRAVLTRFLDAGGRLVDSSPMYGRAEAVVGEELRQLGRAQEAFLATKVWTSGKEAGRAQIETSERLMGALDLVQVHNLLDWEVQLATLRELKAQGRIRYVGVTHYQLSAFAQLERLLRTEHLDFIQLPYSVGVREAEARLLPAAQDTGTAVLVMRPFEGGELLRRMRGTPVPEWARAELQCESWAQLFLKFLLGHPAVNCPLPATSNPAHLEDNLAAGRGPLPDAAQRARILGALGL
- a CDS encoding DUF1615 family protein; translation: MRPPLLLTALACALLACARGGTREPPPLPRLTAELAARLLPPRVPAAEREGWSRDVLAALDAHELPPDAPHLCGVFAIIEQESGFQANPVVPELPRIVREGLEAKAKKLGPLGRPALERMLAGKAPGQSLTFAQRLERVRTERDLDLVFRELLEYHRHAHPFTFGAANVLNALFGSQSFEDMNPITTAGSMQVSVRWAQELAEQRHQSTDTVRDELYTRHGGVFYGTARLWGYEAAYAEPLYRFADYNAGPYSSRNAALQAQLNTLLGLQLLEDGDLLAYDVDGRPSREDSRTLLAFVAFARRFAPSTLSEGRVRRDLEREKTRELEETETWRTLKAVYARIQGEPAPYAQLPDVSLKSPKLKQERSTAWFARSVDTRYAACQERYRALGNVHTASR